The Cellulophaga sp. L1A9 genome window below encodes:
- the argS gene encoding arginine--tRNA ligase yields MNIQNVLETKVKEAVSTLFKAELPSVEFQPTRKDFEGDITIVVFPMLRVVKGNPVQIGNEIGAYLVEEVAEVTGFNVIKGFLNLVISDAYYLADFKAIDANVTFGHVAPDTANAVMVEYSSPNTNKPLHLGHIRNNLLGYSVAEILKASGKKVYKTQIINDRGIHICKSMLAWQKFGKGETPESTGLKGDKLVGNYYVAFDKAYKEEIANLIAGGLAKEAAEKQAPILLEAQQMLLKWEAGDEEVVTLWKTMNQWVYAGFEVTYKNLGVDFDTLYYESDTYLLGKDVVAAGLEKGVFFKKDDGSVWIDLTDEGLDEKIVLRSDGTAVYMTQDIGTAIQRVKDHPEVSGMVYTVGNEQDYHFKVLFLILKKLGFSWSENLFHLSYGMVDLPSGKMKSREGTVVDADDLMQDMTTTAGEISQELGKLEDYSDAEKQSLYKMIGLGALKYYILKVDPKKRILFNPEESVDFQGNTGPFIQYTYARIQSILRKAEELSLNGFDGLTALHEKEKELIKQLQGYPEAIQLAAANYSPALIANYTYDLVKEFNSFYQNVSILGEEDENKKAFRVQLSKKVSEVIQSSFKLLGIEVPERM; encoded by the coding sequence ATGAATATCCAGAACGTATTAGAAACCAAGGTTAAAGAAGCGGTTTCAACATTATTTAAAGCAGAATTACCATCGGTTGAATTTCAACCAACACGCAAAGATTTTGAAGGAGATATCACTATCGTTGTGTTTCCAATGCTACGTGTTGTAAAAGGCAATCCGGTACAAATTGGTAACGAAATTGGTGCTTATTTGGTAGAAGAGGTTGCTGAAGTTACTGGGTTTAATGTCATCAAAGGGTTCTTAAATCTTGTGATTAGTGATGCATATTACTTGGCAGATTTTAAAGCCATTGATGCAAATGTAACTTTTGGTCATGTAGCTCCGGATACAGCAAATGCTGTGATGGTAGAATATTCATCACCAAACACAAACAAGCCATTGCATTTAGGGCATATCAGAAATAATTTATTAGGTTATTCCGTTGCGGAAATATTAAAAGCCTCAGGTAAAAAAGTATACAAAACCCAAATTATTAATGACCGAGGGATCCATATTTGTAAAAGTATGTTGGCTTGGCAGAAGTTTGGAAAAGGGGAAACTCCTGAAAGTACTGGTTTAAAGGGGGATAAGTTGGTTGGTAATTACTATGTAGCTTTTGATAAAGCATACAAAGAAGAAATTGCCAATTTAATAGCGGGTGGTTTAGCTAAAGAAGCTGCAGAAAAACAAGCGCCAATATTATTAGAAGCACAACAAATGCTTTTAAAGTGGGAGGCAGGAGATGAAGAAGTGGTTACACTTTGGAAGACTATGAACCAATGGGTTTATGCTGGTTTTGAAGTTACTTATAAGAATTTAGGAGTAGATTTTGATACCTTATATTATGAGAGTGATACCTATTTATTAGGAAAAGATGTTGTTGCAGCTGGTTTAGAAAAAGGTGTTTTCTTTAAAAAAGACGATGGTAGCGTTTGGATAGATTTGACAGATGAAGGTCTAGATGAGAAGATTGTATTGCGTTCTGATGGTACTGCAGTGTATATGACTCAGGATATAGGTACTGCTATACAGCGTGTAAAAGATCATCCTGAGGTGAGTGGTATGGTGTATACCGTAGGGAATGAACAAGATTATCATTTTAAAGTATTGTTTTTAATCTTAAAGAAATTAGGTTTCTCTTGGTCAGAAAATTTATTCCATTTAAGTTATGGGATGGTAGATTTACCAAGCGGAAAAATGAAGAGTAGAGAAGGTACAGTTGTAGATGCAGATGATTTAATGCAAGATATGACGACTACTGCAGGTGAAATTTCTCAAGAATTAGGAAAGCTAGAAGATTATTCTGATGCTGAAAAGCAAAGTTTATATAAAATGATTGGCTTAGGTGCTTTAAAATATTACATTTTAAAAGTAGATCCTAAAAAACGAATCTTATTTAATCCTGAAGAATCTGTAGATTTTCAGGGAAATACGGGGCCGTTTATACAGTATACCTATGCAAGAATTCAATCTATTCTACGTAAAGCAGAAGAGTTAAGTTTGAATGGTTTTGATGGGTTAACAGCGCTTCATGAAAAGGAGAAAGAATTAATAAAACAACTACAGGGGTATCCTGAAGCTATTCAGTTAGCGGCCGCTAATTACAGTCCGGCTTTAATAGCGAATTATACGTATGACTTGGTAAAAGAGTTTAACTCATTCTACCAAAATGTATCTATCTTAGGAGAAGAAGATGAAAATAAGAAAGCATTCAGAGTGCAATTGTCTAAAAAAGTGAGTGAGGTTATTCAATCTTCATTTAAATTGTTAGGAATAGAAGTTCCTGAGCGTATGTAG